From one Phocaeicola salanitronis DSM 18170 genomic stretch:
- a CDS encoding DUF6261 family protein → MKTIVKIKEFGITRLNNAEYTNFSTRVLTLVEQAGTLEPDGGSALGIEAEVQEEYETLLGTMNDIVAQSRISDRTAELADTDKQRDDLVVYLFNSIRNKKSSPVAAEKSAATSLYNVLKPYVGCYRSPSQQETVQIRGLLTDARKAENAPNVETLALTNILTELETANDEYASLTEQRTEERAASRLDESKTVRLRMDELYDYIATVAFVQSVAHPTDATATFVTNLNALIDETNALYNQRIAQAKRKKPEPEV, encoded by the coding sequence ATGAAAACAATCGTAAAAATCAAAGAGTTCGGCATTACAAGACTGAACAACGCCGAATATACCAACTTCTCCACCCGTGTCCTCACCCTCGTGGAACAGGCAGGGACGCTCGAACCCGACGGCGGTTCGGCACTGGGCATCGAGGCGGAGGTGCAGGAAGAATACGAAACGCTGCTGGGAACGATGAACGACATCGTGGCGCAGAGCCGCATCAGCGACCGCACGGCGGAACTTGCCGACACAGACAAGCAGCGCGACGACCTCGTGGTGTATCTTTTCAACTCTATCCGCAACAAGAAGTCTTCGCCCGTGGCGGCGGAGAAATCGGCGGCGACCTCCCTCTACAATGTGCTGAAACCTTACGTGGGCTGCTACCGTTCGCCCTCGCAGCAGGAAACGGTGCAGATACGCGGCTTGCTGACCGACGCACGCAAGGCGGAGAACGCGCCCAACGTGGAGACGCTCGCGCTGACCAACATCCTCACGGAACTGGAAACGGCGAACGACGAATACGCTTCGCTGACCGAGCAGCGCACCGAGGAGCGTGCCGCCAGCCGCCTGGACGAAAGCAAGACGGTGCGCCTGCGCATGGACGAGCTGTACGACTACATCGCCACCGTGGCTTTCGTGCAGAGCGTGGCGCATCCTACGGACGCCACCGCCACGTTCGTCACCAACCTCAACGCCCTGATTGACGAGACGAACGCCCTCTACAACCAGCGCATCGCGCAGGCAAAGCGGAAAAAACCGGAACCCGAAGTGTAA
- a CDS encoding YncE family protein, with translation MKKRIIGVFAMLLSLAAACDDMEDKPALPDSGQETVQDYGTSEMYVLSEGLFNLNNSTLARYSFETNTCMTDYFRTMNHRGLGDTANDMDIYGGKLYIVVNVSSTVEVVDLHTGMSVGQVSLLAEDGSSRQPRAIAFEEGKAYVCSYDGTVARIDTASLQVEALAQVGRNPEDLCVQDGKLYVSNSGGLDWEGIGVDRTVSVVDLAAFTETKQIEVGPNPGKIAAGRNHAVWVATYGEEIEKGDYHLVKINTQSDAVEAVYDEPVMDFAIDYDIAYLYNYDYQTNSSSFKVFDLVSGTVVREQFITDGTHIERPYAIAVNPYSSNVYLTEAYNYQVEGDVLCFTPDGRLMFRLNGVGLNPNTLLFRDVSASVDGSEDQPDSSAGFADKVFEYVPAPSQYMNTITVAYRDGFTQEEVLELASERFRNRSLLSLGAYGGYIVAGFSQPVPNVEDAYDLKIYGNANYNPNAWQDRPGGSAEPGIVLVARDENGNGLPDDPWYELAGSEYGKDTETPDYEITYYRPQPEDADVRWTDNLGNEGYVYRNEYHTQNSYYPEWVEDDRMVFCGKRLKDNAVEENGVWVGYAYDWGYADNHPNSEEMSQFKLEWAVDADGNPVHLDEIDFVKVYTAVNQYAGRVGELSTEIAGIENLHFDASN, from the coding sequence ATGAAGAAAAGGATTATAGGTGTGTTCGCGATGTTGTTGTCGCTGGCGGCCGCTTGCGATGATATGGAAGACAAGCCTGCCTTGCCGGATAGCGGACAGGAAACGGTGCAGGATTACGGTACCTCGGAAATGTATGTCCTCAGTGAGGGATTGTTCAACCTGAATAACAGCACGCTGGCACGTTATTCTTTCGAAACCAATACTTGCATGACCGATTATTTCCGTACGATGAATCATCGCGGATTAGGCGATACGGCAAATGACATGGATATATACGGAGGCAAGTTGTATATCGTGGTGAACGTGTCGAGCACGGTAGAGGTGGTCGACCTGCATACCGGCATGTCGGTGGGGCAGGTTTCGCTTTTGGCGGAAGACGGAAGCTCGCGCCAGCCGCGTGCCATCGCTTTTGAGGAAGGCAAGGCGTATGTATGCTCTTACGACGGGACGGTGGCGCGTATCGATACCGCATCGTTGCAGGTGGAAGCGTTGGCGCAGGTAGGGCGGAATCCCGAAGACTTATGTGTGCAGGACGGAAAGCTTTATGTCTCCAATTCGGGCGGGCTCGATTGGGAAGGCATCGGAGTAGACCGCACGGTTTCTGTCGTGGACTTGGCTGCATTTACCGAAACGAAACAGATTGAGGTTGGTCCGAATCCGGGTAAGATTGCCGCCGGCCGGAACCATGCCGTATGGGTAGCGACGTATGGCGAGGAGATAGAGAAGGGCGACTATCATCTGGTGAAAATCAATACACAGAGCGATGCGGTCGAGGCCGTATATGACGAGCCGGTAATGGATTTTGCCATAGATTACGACATTGCTTACTTGTATAATTACGATTATCAGACCAATTCTTCTTCGTTCAAGGTGTTCGATTTGGTATCGGGTACTGTTGTACGCGAACAGTTTATTACCGATGGCACGCACATCGAGCGTCCGTATGCCATAGCGGTTAATCCCTATAGCAGCAATGTGTATCTCACCGAGGCGTACAATTATCAGGTAGAGGGCGATGTGCTTTGTTTTACTCCCGATGGCAGGCTGATGTTCAGGCTGAATGGGGTAGGGCTGAATCCCAACACCCTGTTGTTTCGTGATGTGTCTGCTTCTGTGGACGGGTCGGAGGACCAGCCGGACAGCTCAGCAGGCTTTGCCGACAAGGTTTTCGAATATGTGCCTGCTCCTTCGCAATACATGAATACGATAACGGTCGCCTATCGGGACGGCTTCACGCAGGAAGAAGTATTGGAACTGGCGTCCGAGCGGTTCCGCAACCGTTCGCTTTTGTCGCTTGGCGCATACGGAGGTTACATCGTAGCCGGATTTTCGCAACCTGTGCCCAATGTGGAGGATGCTTATGACCTGAAGATTTACGGCAATGCCAATTACAATCCGAATGCCTGGCAAGACCGTCCGGGCGGAAGTGCGGAGCCGGGTATTGTGCTGGTGGCAAGAGATGAAAATGGAAACGGATTGCCCGATGACCCTTGGTATGAACTGGCGGGCAGCGAATACGGGAAAGATACGGAAACACCCGACTATGAAATAACGTATTATCGTCCCCAACCCGAAGATGCGGATGTCCGTTGGACGGATAATCTGGGTAATGAGGGCTATGTGTACCGCAACGAGTATCATACGCAGAACTCGTATTATCCGGAGTGGGTAGAAGACGACCGGATGGTTTTTTGCGGAAAGCGTTTGAAAGACAATGCGGTAGAAGAGAACGGCGTTTGGGTAGGCTATGCCTACGATTGGGGGTATGCCGACAATCACCCCAACAGCGAAGAAATGTCGCAGTTCAAGCTTGAATGGGCGGTAGATGCCGATGGGAATCCGGTGCATCTGGATGAGATAGACTTTGTGAAGGTTTATACGGCGGTCAATCAGTATGCCGGTCGGGTAGGGGAATTGTCTACCGAAATAGCCGGCATAGAGAACCTGCATTTCGATGCAAGCAATTAA
- a CDS encoding TonB-dependent receptor plug domain-containing protein: MKQVISILFGVCLPLAGQAQSDTTAYALPEVTVTDAHRIREVRAVAPVQSLSREELENLHALQLSDAVKHFSGVTVKDYGGVGGLKTVSVRSLGAQHTAIGYDGIAVTDCQTGQIDIGRFSLENVDRVALSNGQDNNIFQPARFFASAGILHIEALAPKFEDGKSTHFHAKVKTGSWGLSNPSFRLEQKLGRKWALAADSEWMSSDGRYPFTLHYGDEDDASSREKRQNTKVQSLRAEAGLYGLFSDREQWRLKAYYYQSSRGLPAVTTYYYNHSNQHLWDKNVFVQSNYRKEFNRRFALRLAGKWNWSYQRYLDPDYKGSTGQTENNYYQQEYYLSASALWRALDNLSFSLATDGSVNRMNADLRDFAKPVRYSWLTALAGKYVTSWMTLSASVLATWVHEDVERGSSAGMHRKLSPYIGVSFKPFAAEEFHVRFFYKDIFRLPSFNDLYYGQTGNINLKPENARQLNVGITYTKQICDFIPYLTLTADAYVNRVTDKIVAIPTKNLFVWSMVNLGKVDIKGVDVTGSLGIRLHEGYSLNLSGNYTYQRALDVTNPDPSTTEGKTYKHQIAYTPRVSGSGQAVLEMPWADLSYAVLFSGKRYMLGQNIAENRLPGYTDHSVSARREFRLRDVSASVAVEVLNVANKNYEIVKNFPMPGRSFRVTVGINY, from the coding sequence ATGAAACAAGTAATCAGCATTCTCTTTGGCGTATGCCTTCCGCTGGCGGGGCAGGCGCAGAGCGATACGACGGCTTATGCCCTGCCCGAGGTGACGGTAACGGATGCTCACCGAATTCGTGAGGTGCGTGCCGTAGCTCCGGTACAATCTCTTTCGCGTGAAGAGTTGGAGAACTTGCATGCTTTGCAATTATCGGATGCTGTGAAGCATTTCTCGGGTGTTACGGTGAAAGACTACGGTGGGGTAGGCGGACTGAAAACAGTTTCCGTGCGTAGTTTAGGCGCACAACATACCGCCATTGGTTACGATGGCATAGCAGTGACCGATTGCCAGACGGGGCAAATAGACATCGGACGATTTTCGTTGGAGAATGTCGACCGGGTAGCGTTAAGCAACGGACAAGATAACAATATTTTCCAGCCTGCACGCTTTTTCGCTTCAGCAGGTATCTTGCATATCGAGGCGCTGGCACCGAAGTTTGAGGACGGGAAAAGCACGCACTTCCATGCAAAGGTGAAGACCGGTTCATGGGGATTGTCGAACCCTTCATTCCGGCTGGAGCAGAAACTGGGACGGAAATGGGCACTGGCCGCCGATTCCGAATGGATGTCTTCGGACGGGCGTTATCCGTTTACGCTTCATTATGGGGACGAAGACGATGCATCCTCGCGCGAGAAACGGCAGAACACGAAGGTGCAGTCCTTGCGTGCCGAAGCCGGACTGTATGGCCTATTTTCCGACCGTGAGCAATGGCGTCTCAAGGCTTATTATTACCAGTCTTCGCGGGGGCTTCCTGCCGTTACTACCTATTATTACAATCATTCCAATCAGCATCTGTGGGACAAGAATGTGTTTGTGCAGAGCAATTACCGGAAAGAGTTCAACCGCCGGTTTGCCCTCCGGCTTGCCGGGAAATGGAACTGGAGTTACCAGCGTTACCTCGACCCTGATTATAAAGGGAGCACGGGACAGACGGAGAATAATTATTACCAGCAAGAATATTACCTTTCGGCTTCGGCACTTTGGCGTGCATTGGATAACCTTTCGTTTTCCTTGGCAACGGACGGAAGCGTGAACCGGATGAATGCCGACCTCCGCGACTTTGCCAAACCTGTACGCTATTCGTGGCTGACGGCATTGGCGGGAAAATATGTCACCAGTTGGATGACGCTTTCGGCATCGGTACTTGCCACATGGGTGCACGAGGATGTGGAGCGGGGAAGCAGTGCCGGAATGCACCGCAAGTTAAGCCCCTACATAGGTGTCTCGTTTAAACCTTTTGCGGCAGAAGAATTTCATGTACGTTTCTTTTATAAAGACATTTTTCGTTTGCCCAGTTTCAATGATTTGTATTATGGGCAGACAGGGAATATCAATTTAAAACCGGAAAATGCCCGTCAGTTGAATGTGGGCATAACTTATACGAAACAGATTTGCGATTTTATCCCTTACTTGACGCTTACCGCTGATGCGTATGTAAATCGAGTGACCGACAAGATTGTGGCGATACCTACCAAGAACTTGTTCGTGTGGAGCATGGTCAATTTGGGAAAGGTAGACATCAAGGGCGTCGATGTGACGGGAAGCCTCGGCATCCGTCTGCATGAAGGCTATTCCCTGAACCTTTCGGGCAATTATACCTATCAGCGTGCGTTGGATGTGACGAATCCCGACCCTTCGACCACCGAAGGGAAGACGTATAAGCATCAGATAGCCTATACCCCCCGCGTGTCCGGGTCGGGGCAAGCCGTGTTGGAAATGCCTTGGGCGGATTTGTCGTATGCGGTGTTGTTTTCTGGAAAGCGGTATATGTTGGGGCAGAACATCGCCGAGAACCGTTTGCCCGGATATACGGACCATAGTGTGTCGGCACGCCGTGAGTTCCGCCTGAGGGATGTTTCGGCTTCGGTAGCGGTGGAAGTGCTGAACGTGGCGAATAAGAATTATGAAATTGTGAAAAACTTTCCGATGCCGGGGCGTTCGTTCCGGGTGACGGTGGGTATAAATTATTAA
- a CDS encoding sensor histidine kinase, translating to MKEIRHLRWIALIALLAIAELQYVWLANSYRLARESLRMKADEVFREASLEEAFHRMSVYKERKFGRKDTLLSMKFEVDTTTSAFQNMPNRWLMSSIHTSLQDYIYTEVHLDVSLPVLDSIYAHMLDSVGIRAEVASCIVDSTGRVLRASVGKDLHREGILKTDSLMLDFDEARFVQGIITNPYWVIARRMTLVLIATVLIIAVAVVCVVWQVRIILRQDKVAKLREDFSYAMIHDMKTPLSSIVMGTRILETGRLDSQPEKRAQYFRILREEGEHLISLTNKVLTLAKLEHRQLRLDKTECLLRPMLEDLAAKYQAKAEKPIRYVWKLDALAVYADEEFLREALSNLIDNAVKYSGSEVEITFASAKRADGSIAVSVRDNGLGIPLKDQAKIFEKYERASAASRSRGGGAPGFGLGLNYVLRIVEAHGGTVKLESIEGEYSEFTLVFPKGTTEGTG from the coding sequence ATGAAAGAGATAAGACACTTGCGCTGGATAGCCCTCATCGCCCTGCTGGCGATAGCGGAGCTGCAATACGTGTGGCTGGCGAACAGCTACCGGCTGGCGAGGGAAAGCCTGCGGATGAAGGCGGACGAGGTGTTTCGGGAGGCCTCGCTGGAAGAGGCGTTCCACCGGATGTCGGTATACAAGGAGCGGAAATTCGGCAGGAAAGATACTCTGTTGTCAATGAAATTCGAAGTAGACACGACCACTTCCGCCTTCCAGAACATGCCGAACCGGTGGCTGATGTCGAGCATCCATACCAGTCTGCAGGACTACATTTACACGGAAGTGCATCTAGACGTGTCGCTCCCCGTGCTCGATTCGATTTACGCCCACATGCTCGATTCGGTCGGCATCCGTGCCGAGGTGGCTTCGTGCATCGTCGATTCTACGGGGCGGGTGCTCCGTGCTTCCGTGGGGAAAGATCTGCATCGGGAGGGCATCCTGAAGACCGACTCGCTGATGCTCGACTTCGATGAGGCACGCTTCGTGCAGGGCATCATCACCAATCCCTACTGGGTCATCGCGCGGCGCATGACGCTGGTGCTGATAGCCACGGTGCTGATTATCGCCGTGGCGGTGGTGTGCGTGGTGTGGCAGGTGCGCATCATCCTGCGGCAGGACAAGGTGGCGAAGCTGCGCGAGGACTTCTCGTACGCCATGATACACGACATGAAGACGCCGCTCAGCTCCATCGTGATGGGCACGCGCATCCTCGAGACCGGACGGCTCGACAGCCAGCCCGAGAAGCGGGCGCAGTATTTCCGCATCCTGCGCGAGGAGGGCGAGCACCTCATCAGCCTGACCAACAAGGTGCTGACGCTCGCCAAACTGGAGCACCGCCAGCTGAGGCTCGACAAGACGGAATGCCTGCTGCGCCCGATGCTGGAGGACCTTGCCGCAAAGTATCAGGCGAAGGCGGAGAAGCCGATACGCTACGTGTGGAAGCTGGACGCGCTGGCGGTGTATGCCGACGAGGAGTTCCTGCGCGAGGCGCTGAGCAACCTGATAGACAATGCCGTGAAATATTCGGGCAGTGAGGTGGAGATAACCTTCGCTTCGGCGAAACGTGCCGATGGAAGCATCGCGGTCTCGGTGCGCGACAACGGCCTGGGCATCCCGCTGAAGGACCAGGCGAAGATATTCGAGAAATACGAGCGTGCCTCGGCGGCAAGCCGGAGCCGGGGCGGAGGTGCACCGGGCTTCGGGCTGGGGCTGAACTACGTGCTCCGCATCGTGGAAGCGCATGGCGGCACGGTGAAGCTGGAGAGCATCGAAGGCGAGTACAGCGAGTTCACGCTGGTGTTTCCGAAGGGCACCACAGAGGGCACAGGTTGA
- a CDS encoding outer membrane beta-barrel family protein: MNGSYVQKDEAGGNGGVTLAWLSPRWDVDAMYHLSDYYYRQGMDFRALHTADGETHDIRLSEDDSGRSLTHTFRAAATYKPTEDDRLSLSYTGSLKPDGKSTADAWGNVTDSHNGKRSDTQLHNAALNYTSGFGLSAGADYTYYKDESTQDFTDTEAEPSAFRSDSRQRIGRWKVYADQSHSLAKGWTLNYGTAFTYVNNRNSQRYDLPEMSNLDSESRIDEYTYNVYAGFDKAFSPQWNLSASAAVEYYKMADYWKWAVYPTLSLNYMPSAAHIFQLSFSSDKTYPDYWTLSGSTSYLNGYQVIEGNASLHPYTDYTATLTYIWKSKYIVQAEYSYVPDYFMQMAYLDSNELRAIYNYQNWDYLQLLTFTAVIPFRVGTWWDSQLTLNAQLKHDKASRYYDAPFDNKRWAGIGQWTNTFTLSSRPNIRLEISAFGQTGAIQGSYRLGAVGYVDAALRYTFAGDKAMLQLKGTDLFNGMNHLDIESRNGTQHFDMHVKNYARSLTVSFSYRFGGYKKKEAKEVDTSRFGM; encoded by the coding sequence GTGAACGGCAGTTACGTGCAGAAGGACGAAGCCGGAGGCAACGGGGGCGTGACGCTGGCGTGGCTCTCGCCACGGTGGGACGTGGACGCGATGTACCACCTGAGCGACTATTATTACCGGCAGGGAATGGACTTCCGCGCCCTGCACACCGCAGACGGAGAGACGCACGACATCCGCCTGTCTGAAGATGACAGCGGACGGAGCCTGACCCATACCTTCCGCGCCGCCGCCACCTACAAGCCCACAGAGGACGACCGCCTCAGCCTCAGCTATACCGGAAGCCTCAAACCCGACGGGAAATCGACGGCGGACGCATGGGGCAACGTGACGGACTCGCACAACGGCAAGCGGAGCGATACGCAGCTGCATAACGCCGCGCTGAACTATACCTCCGGCTTCGGGCTGAGCGCAGGCGCCGACTACACGTATTACAAAGACGAGAGCACGCAGGACTTCACCGATACCGAAGCCGAGCCGTCCGCCTTCCGCAGCGACTCGCGCCAGCGCATCGGACGCTGGAAAGTGTATGCCGACCAGAGCCATTCGCTCGCAAAGGGCTGGACGCTGAACTACGGCACGGCGTTCACCTACGTGAACAACCGCAACTCGCAACGCTATGACCTGCCCGAGATGAGCAATCTGGACAGCGAAAGCCGCATCGACGAATATACCTACAACGTCTATGCCGGATTCGACAAGGCGTTCAGTCCGCAATGGAACCTCAGCGCGTCGGCAGCGGTGGAATACTATAAGATGGCGGACTACTGGAAGTGGGCGGTCTACCCCACTCTTTCGCTGAACTACATGCCTTCGGCGGCGCACATCTTCCAGCTTTCGTTCAGCTCGGACAAGACCTATCCCGACTACTGGACGCTGAGCGGCAGCACCAGCTACCTGAACGGCTATCAGGTGATAGAAGGCAACGCCAGCCTGCACCCCTACACCGACTATACCGCCACGCTGACCTACATCTGGAAGAGCAAGTACATCGTGCAGGCGGAATACAGCTACGTGCCCGACTACTTTATGCAGATGGCATACCTGGACTCGAACGAGCTGCGTGCCATTTATAATTACCAGAACTGGGACTACCTGCAGCTGCTCACGTTCACCGCCGTCATCCCCTTCCGCGTAGGCACGTGGTGGGACAGCCAGCTGACGCTGAACGCCCAGCTGAAGCACGACAAGGCGAGCCGCTACTACGATGCTCCCTTCGACAACAAGCGGTGGGCAGGCATCGGGCAGTGGACCAACACCTTCACCCTGAGCAGCCGCCCCAATATCCGTCTGGAAATCTCCGCCTTCGGGCAGACAGGAGCCATACAGGGCAGTTACCGCCTCGGTGCCGTGGGCTATGTGGATGCCGCCCTGCGCTACACCTTCGCCGGCGACAAAGCGATGCTCCAACTGAAAGGCACCGACCTCTTCAACGGGATGAACCACCTCGACATCGAGTCGCGCAACGGCACCCAGCACTTCGACATGCACGTAAAGAACTACGCCCGCAGCCTTACCGTCTCGTTCAGCTACCGCTTCGGCGGGTATAAGAAGAAGGAGGCGAAGGAGGTGGATACGTCGCGGTTCGGGATGTGA
- a CDS encoding response regulator transcription factor, producing the protein MTRLLLVEDDANLCYIIRGGLEDMIGGYEIQTAADGEEGLRIWKTWKPDVIVSDIEMPVMDGYEMVRRIRETDERTPILFTSGRVSPKDVVKGYELGVNNYIKKPFLPEELHAHVTALLRLTQGRQAEAHETLFPIGRLYTFNADRSTLLKADGEAETLTVREADLLRLLCENKGRVVRREVILSHLWNTEDDYFASRSLDVFVSRLRKLLAADESVQLKTVKGVGLQLVG; encoded by the coding sequence ATGACAAGACTATTATTGGTAGAAGACGATGCCAACCTGTGCTACATCATCCGCGGCGGGCTGGAAGACATGATAGGCGGATACGAGATACAGACCGCCGCAGACGGCGAGGAGGGCTTGCGGATATGGAAAACGTGGAAGCCCGATGTCATCGTGTCCGACATCGAGATGCCCGTGATGGACGGCTACGAGATGGTGCGCCGCATCCGCGAGACGGACGAGCGCACGCCTATCCTCTTCACTTCGGGCAGGGTGTCGCCCAAAGACGTGGTGAAAGGATACGAACTGGGTGTGAACAACTACATCAAGAAGCCTTTCCTGCCCGAAGAGCTGCATGCCCACGTCACCGCCCTGCTGCGTCTGACGCAGGGCAGGCAGGCGGAAGCCCACGAAACGCTCTTCCCGATAGGCAGGCTCTACACGTTCAACGCCGACCGCTCTACCTTATTAAAGGCGGACGGGGAAGCGGAAACCCTCACCGTGCGCGAGGCGGACCTGCTCCGCCTGCTGTGCGAGAACAAGGGTAGGGTGGTGCGTCGCGAAGTCATCCTCTCGCACCTGTGGAATACCGAAGACGACTATTTCGCCTCGCGCAGCCTTGATGTCTTCGTGTCGCGCCTGCGCAAGCTGCTCGCCGCCGACGAGAGCGTGCAGCTGAAGACGGTGAAGGGGGTGGGCTTGCAGCTGGTGGGGTGA